One window of Nymphaea colorata isolate Beijing-Zhang1983 chromosome 1, ASM883128v2, whole genome shotgun sequence genomic DNA carries:
- the LOC116246013 gene encoding 50S ribosomal protein L6, chloroplastic, with translation MAASLTCSLQSCFLKSGFLGERSELSCMKGPPITRIGFFRKNVECKESRIGKHPIEVPSNVTIALEGQNLKVKGPLGELSRTYPREVKVERLESGLVKVSKALENRRANQMHGLFRTLTDNMIVGVSKGFEKRLQLIGVGYRAILEGKTLVLNLGFSHPVRMAIPEGIQVKVEDNTRIAVSGNDKCAVGDFCASVRKWRPPEPYKGKGIKYADEIIRRKEGKAGKKK, from the exons ATGGCTGCCTCCTTGACGTGCTCTCTCCAGTCATG CTTTCTCAAGTCTGGATTTTTGGGTGAAAGAAGTGAGCTTAGCTGCATGAAGGGTCCTCCTATCACAAGGATAGGATTTTTTAGGAAGAATGTGGAGTGCAAGGAATCGAGAATTGGAAAACATCCAATAGAAGTTCCATCAAATGTGACAATCGCTTTGGAAGGGCAGAATCTAAAGGTGAAGGGTCCATTGGGTGAGCTCTCTAGGACTTATCCACGTGAAGTAAAGGTAGAAAGGCTGGAATCTGGACTAGTGAAGGTCTCCAAGGCCCTGGAGAACAGGAGAGCCAACCAAATGCACGGGTTGTTCAG AACTCTTACAGACAACATGATTGTTGGTGTATCAAAGGGTTTCGAGAAGCGGCTCCAGCTGATTGGTGTGGGTTATCGTGCTATCTTAGAGGGAAAAACATTAGTACTGAATCTTGGGTTCTCACATCCAGTGCGGATGGCAATACCTGAAGGCATCCAAGTTAAGGTTGAGGATAATACAAGAATAGCAGTTTCCGGTAATGACAAATGTGCAGTAGGTGACTTCTGTGCCTCTGTGAGAAAGTGGAGACCCCCAGAACCATACAAAGGCAAGGGTATCAAATATGCAGACGAGATCATTAGAAGAAAGGAAGGCAAAGCTGGGAAGAAAAAGTAG